The Gammaproteobacteria bacterium genome has a segment encoding these proteins:
- the ccoG gene encoding cytochrome c oxidase accessory protein CcoG: MNDQPANQADEGQDAAVERSLYAKREKIYAREVHGIYARLRVLAVLVLLGAYYGVPWLTWDGRQAVLLDLPNRQFRLFGITFWPQDFFYLAALLIIAALSLFFFTALAGRLWCGYACPQTVWTEVFMWIERRIEGDRPKQMKLDKMPLSARKFAIKGGKHAAWILFSLYTGFTFIGYFTPIHDLAARVVTLGLGPWETFWILFYSFATYGNAGWMREQVCIYMCPYARFQSAMFDKDTLIISYDDDRGEPRGGRKRSVNPAEVGLGDCIDCSLCVQVCPTGIDIRDGLQFECIGCAACVDVCDEVMDKMGYPKGLVRYTTEHSVHGEKTRVLRPRMFVYATLLLVLAGALVVSIAGRVPLEVDVIRDRRALFKETNEGLITNTYNIKVVNKDQIPHRYRLSVSGLEGLELINTMGEFAVESGRVLEVPVRLRIDPVNIDRASSKVDFEVVALDNPDIVHVESARFLGPVLK; this comes from the coding sequence ATGAACGACCAGCCTGCCAATCAGGCGGACGAGGGGCAGGATGCTGCCGTAGAGCGTTCGCTGTACGCCAAACGCGAAAAAATCTACGCACGGGAAGTCCACGGAATCTACGCAAGACTTCGCGTACTCGCGGTGTTGGTCCTGCTCGGCGCCTACTACGGTGTCCCCTGGCTGACCTGGGACGGAAGGCAGGCGGTACTCCTCGACCTGCCGAACAGGCAGTTTCGCCTGTTCGGCATCACCTTCTGGCCACAAGACTTCTTCTATCTGGCCGCCCTGTTGATCATCGCGGCCCTGTCCCTGTTCTTCTTCACGGCACTGGCGGGTCGCCTGTGGTGCGGTTACGCCTGCCCGCAGACCGTGTGGACCGAAGTCTTCATGTGGATCGAGCGCAGGATAGAGGGTGATCGTCCGAAGCAGATGAAGCTGGACAAGATGCCACTGTCGGCCAGGAAGTTCGCCATCAAGGGCGGGAAACATGCGGCATGGATCCTGTTCTCCCTGTATACGGGGTTTACCTTCATCGGCTATTTCACCCCGATCCATGACCTGGCGGCCAGGGTCGTCACCCTGGGCCTCGGCCCGTGGGAGACATTCTGGATCCTCTTCTACAGTTTCGCGACCTATGGAAACGCGGGTTGGATGCGGGAGCAGGTCTGCATCTACATGTGCCCCTACGCGCGTTTCCAGAGCGCGATGTTCGACAAGGACACGCTGATTATCTCGTATGACGACGATCGCGGAGAGCCGCGGGGCGGGCGCAAGCGCAGCGTCAATCCCGCGGAGGTTGGCCTCGGAGACTGCATCGACTGTTCGCTCTGTGTTCAGGTCTGCCCGACCGGAATCGACATCCGCGACGGTCTGCAGTTCGAATGTATCGGCTGCGCGGCCTGTGTCGACGTGTGCGACGAGGTGATGGACAAGATGGGCTACCCGAAGGGATTGGTTCGCTATACCACCGAGCATTCGGTACACGGCGAGAAGACGCGTGTCCTGAGGCCGCGGATGTTCGTCTACGCGACCCTGCTGTTGGTGCTCGCCGGTGCGCTGGTGGTCTCTATCGCGGGCCGGGTACCGCTGGAGGTCGACGTGATTCGGGATCGTCGCGCGCTGTTCAAGGAGACCAATGAGGGCCTGATAACGAACACCTATAACATCAAAGTGGTCAACAAGGACCAGATCCCCCACCGGTACCGGTTGTCCGTCTCCGGGCTCGAAGGACTCGAGTTGATCAATACGATGGGTGAGTTTGCGGTGGAATCCGGAAGGGTCCTGGAAGTGCCAGTGAGACTCAGAATCGATCCGGTCAACATCGATCGCGCGAGCAGCAAGGTGGATTTCGAGGTGGTTGCGCTCGACAATCCAGACATTGTTCACGTGGAATCCGCGCGGTTTCTCGGGCCGGTGTTGAAATAA
- a CDS encoding FixH family protein has protein sequence MDAADSPHFSRTRTDRLPWYRQFWPWFLIAVPAAAVVMGIVTITLAVRTADGLVVDDYYNQGLAINQILERDERASTLGMAALVRFDHDAGRIDVQLSRSGVAADEQELNLQLLHPTIDDRDYTTRLIANGPGSYSGEIPDLIAGNWYVLIESKAHGWRLFGRASLPAQSALKLVAR, from the coding sequence ATGGACGCAGCAGATTCACCGCATTTCTCCCGAACCCGGACCGATAGGCTGCCGTGGTACCGGCAATTCTGGCCCTGGTTCCTGATCGCTGTCCCTGCCGCCGCCGTGGTCATGGGTATCGTGACGATCACCCTGGCCGTGAGGACCGCCGATGGGCTGGTGGTCGACGACTACTACAATCAGGGACTCGCCATCAACCAGATCCTGGAGCGTGACGAGCGGGCGAGCACGCTCGGTATGGCCGCGCTTGTCCGTTTCGATCACGATGCCGGCCGGATCGATGTCCAGTTGTCACGCTCCGGCGTGGCGGCCGATGAGCAGGAGTTGAACCTGCAACTCCTGCACCCGACGATTGACGACCGGGACTATACGACCCGGCTGATCGCGAATGGGCCGGGGTCCTATTCCGGGGAAATCCCCGATCTGATCGCCGGGAATTGGTACGTCCTGATCGAGTCCAAGGCGCACGGATGGCGGCTCTTCGGTCGTGCATCGCTGCCGGCGCAATCCGCGTTGAAACTCGTCGCGCGGTGA
- a CDS encoding sulfite exporter TauE/SafE family protein, whose amino-acid sequence MIEQTGIVAAFLVGLLGSAHCIGMCGGIVGALSFGVSREGGQSSGLRTAGYLLGYNAGRIASYAAAGLIAGFVGTQFYSLVSLEHAREVSHWIAGGFMIALGLYLVGLTQILAPLERAGGALWRRIEPLGRGLIPVRHPWQALVLGLIWGWLPCGLVYSALVLALTSGGSVSGASLMTAFGLGTLPMLLAMGAASRWLGGLVRSSWVRRGAGVTVLTFGLVTALAPSLLHKHHHGSPDAGDGASHQHRFQPPRHAVDDPNRGGA is encoded by the coding sequence GTGATTGAACAAACCGGTATCGTCGCTGCGTTCCTCGTTGGCTTGCTCGGTTCCGCGCACTGTATCGGCATGTGCGGGGGAATCGTGGGGGCACTGTCTTTCGGTGTCAGTCGGGAAGGGGGGCAGTCGTCCGGGCTGCGAACCGCGGGGTACCTGCTGGGGTATAACGCCGGTCGGATCGCGAGCTACGCGGCCGCCGGTCTGATCGCGGGATTCGTGGGAACCCAATTCTACTCCCTGGTCAGCCTTGAGCACGCGCGAGAGGTCAGCCACTGGATTGCCGGTGGCTTCATGATCGCGCTCGGGCTCTACCTGGTCGGGCTGACGCAGATCCTTGCACCGCTGGAACGGGCGGGCGGCGCGTTGTGGCGGCGCATCGAACCGCTGGGACGCGGGCTTATCCCCGTCAGGCATCCCTGGCAGGCGCTCGTTCTGGGTCTGATCTGGGGATGGCTGCCCTGCGGCCTGGTCTACTCCGCGCTGGTCCTGGCGCTCACCTCCGGAGGCAGCGTTTCGGGGGCGTCGCTGATGACGGCCTTCGGACTCGGGACCCTTCCCATGTTGCTAGCCATGGGGGCCGCGTCCCGGTGGCTCGGCGGACTGGTGAGAAGCAGTTGGGTGCGGCGCGGTGCCGGTGTGACCGTGCTGACATTCGGTCTCGTAACCGCCCTGGCGCCCTCCCTGCTGCACAAGCACCATCACGGCTCACCCGATGCCGGCGACGGCGCGAGCCACCAGCATCGTTTTCAACCCCCTCGACACGCCGTCGACGACCCGAATCGGGGCGGCGCCTGA
- a CDS encoding metallophosphatase family protein, translated as MGIVSDTHAFLDPRVADLIRGCDLAVHAGDVCSAGVLDALRPKTRITFAVAGNNDSAERLPAPQAYLARRLPREIHLRLPGGTLAVEHGDRHGFDRPCHRSLRRLHREARALVYGHTHRAVLDQSETPWVINPGAAGKVRTHGGPSCAVLVATRRCWWVRLIRFRGTDRGERRRDRTDVTPPRRWRYQAPPRFGSSTACRGG; from the coding sequence GTGGGTATCGTATCGGACACGCACGCCTTCCTCGATCCCCGCGTCGCCGACCTGATCCGGGGTTGCGACCTCGCCGTGCACGCGGGCGATGTCTGTAGCGCCGGGGTTCTCGACGCATTACGACCGAAGACCCGCATCACCTTCGCCGTCGCCGGCAACAACGACAGCGCGGAGCGTCTGCCCGCACCTCAGGCCTATCTCGCCCGCCGCCTGCCCCGCGAAATCCACCTGAGACTGCCGGGAGGAACGCTGGCGGTCGAGCATGGCGATAGGCATGGCTTCGACCGTCCTTGCCACAGGTCGCTGCGACGTTTACATCGCGAAGCACGCGCGCTGGTCTACGGACATACGCACCGGGCGGTACTGGACCAGTCCGAAACCCCTTGGGTCATAAACCCCGGTGCGGCCGGCAAGGTCCGTACGCACGGAGGCCCATCCTGCGCGGTGCTCGTCGCAACCCGGAGATGCTGGTGGGTCCGACTGATACGCTTCAGGGGCACGGACCGTGGCGAAAGGCGCCGGGACAGGACCGACGTCACCCCACCGCGACGATGGCGGTATCAGGCGCCGCCCCGATTCGGGTCGTCGACGGCGTGTCGAGGGGGTTGA
- a CDS encoding YkgJ family cysteine cluster protein has protein sequence MDEFDDIRERIPFESPVKPTQLTLESEFQFNCHPGIGCFNACCKNIDIVLTPYDIVRLKRRMDLEAGEFVARYTTPFEMNSDGLPGLKLATQPKSSACVFLTREGCSVYEDRPAACRYYALGNLGVRSKGASSVEEVYFVVKEPHCKGHEEPVTQTVRDYREAQGVDAYDEMNRDWRDIIIKKRSSGPTVGAPSERSMQLFDMCSYDMDSFREFIQSPGFQSIFDLADDEIRALIDDEDRLLQFSFRFLKQVLFGEFTIPRRDKAREQRIEARKSVWQSRKETESSSFREKQEALKYTDTKQFTANMDSDDDDATADKT, from the coding sequence ATGGACGAATTCGACGACATCCGGGAGCGGATCCCCTTCGAGAGTCCCGTCAAACCAACCCAGCTCACCCTGGAGAGCGAATTCCAGTTCAACTGTCACCCGGGGATCGGCTGTTTCAACGCGTGCTGCAAGAACATCGATATCGTGCTGACGCCGTACGACATCGTGCGCCTCAAGCGCCGGATGGATCTGGAAGCCGGCGAGTTCGTCGCGCGTTACACCACACCATTCGAGATGAACTCCGATGGACTTCCGGGTCTGAAGCTCGCGACCCAGCCGAAATCGAGCGCCTGCGTCTTCCTGACGAGAGAGGGATGCTCGGTCTACGAGGATCGGCCCGCGGCCTGCCGCTACTACGCCCTGGGCAACTTGGGCGTGCGGAGCAAGGGCGCCTCCTCGGTCGAAGAGGTGTACTTCGTCGTCAAGGAACCGCATTGCAAGGGACACGAAGAACCGGTGACCCAGACGGTCCGCGACTACCGGGAGGCCCAGGGTGTCGATGCCTACGACGAGATGAATCGCGATTGGCGGGACATCATCATCAAGAAGCGATCGAGCGGCCCCACCGTCGGGGCACCCTCCGAGCGCAGCATGCAGTTGTTCGATATGTGCAGCTACGACATGGACAGTTTCCGCGAGTTCATCCAGTCCCCGGGGTTCCAGTCGATCTTCGACCTGGCGGATGACGAGATCCGCGCGCTGATCGATGACGAGGACAGGCTGCTGCAGTTCAGTTTCCGTTTCCTGAAGCAGGTACTTTTCGGCGAGTTCACCATTCCGCGCAGGGACAAGGCGCGCGAGCAGCGTATCGAGGCGCGGAAATCGGTATGGCAAAGCAGGAAGGAAACCGAGTCATCCAGCTTCAGGGAGAAACAGGAAGCGCTGAAATACACCGATACGAAGCAATTCACCGCGAACATGGATTCCGACGACGATGATGCGACGGCGGACAAGACTTGA
- the aprA gene encoding adenylyl-sulfate reductase subunit alpha, with product MSEYSFGNPEVVEEEVDILLIGGGMACCGAAFEIMKWIDAARAQGTDIKVRLVDKAALDRSGAVAQGLSAINTYMGENDPADYVRYVRGDLMGITREDLVYDTGRHVDDSVHNFEKWGLPIWKQPGDEGRSLVEGGKPVHSGRWQIMINGESYKWIVAEAAKKALGTENIQEHVFIVRLETDKNDSGRVAGAAGFSVREDKIHVYKFKACLLAAGGAVNVFRPRSVGEGTGRAWYPVWNSGSTYTMAAECGAELTLMENRFVPARFKDGYGPVGAWFLLFKAKSMNAFGEDYQEKNYDDLAVYGYDKYAVGFKMGTCLRNHLMMKEMKEGRGPIFIDTPTAMAKLAENMTPKEIKHLEAEAWEDFLDMTIAQCGVWAGENIEPDKEMSELMPTEPYLLGSHAGCAGLWVSGPEDLPGTPDHYHWGYNRMTTVRGLFTAGDGVGASGHKFSSGSYTEGRIAAKAMVKFVLDNPDIKPALARSVDEIFEEIYRPVRNFLEHKDYTTDIDVNPHYIAPKMFQFRLQKIMDEYVAGISVMYQTNAHMLKVAERKLEMLREDSEKMRAKDLHELLRAWENYHRLIAAFAHMKHIQFREESRYPGYYYRADFMQVDDENWKCFVNSTFDRRTGEWKMKKVHWIPLIVKSDNEPEGIGNPGSRV from the coding sequence ATGAGTGAGTACAGTTTTGGCAACCCCGAGGTGGTCGAGGAAGAGGTCGATATCCTTCTGATCGGTGGCGGCATGGCATGTTGCGGCGCCGCATTCGAGATCATGAAGTGGATCGACGCCGCCAGGGCACAGGGCACCGACATCAAGGTCAGACTGGTCGACAAGGCCGCACTGGATCGGTCCGGTGCCGTCGCCCAGGGCCTCTCCGCCATCAACACCTACATGGGCGAGAACGACCCCGCCGATTACGTGCGTTACGTCCGCGGCGACTTGATGGGCATCACCCGAGAGGACCTGGTCTACGACACGGGCCGCCACGTCGACGACTCCGTTCACAACTTCGAGAAATGGGGCCTGCCCATCTGGAAACAGCCGGGCGACGAAGGCAGGAGCCTGGTCGAGGGCGGCAAACCCGTGCATTCCGGTCGCTGGCAGATCATGATCAACGGCGAGTCCTACAAGTGGATCGTCGCCGAGGCCGCCAAGAAGGCACTGGGCACCGAAAACATCCAGGAGCACGTCTTCATCGTCCGTCTGGAGACGGACAAGAACGACTCGGGCCGCGTCGCGGGTGCTGCCGGTTTCTCGGTCCGCGAAGACAAGATCCACGTCTACAAGTTCAAGGCCTGCCTGCTAGCGGCCGGTGGCGCGGTCAACGTCTTCCGTCCCCGCTCCGTCGGTGAGGGCACCGGGCGCGCCTGGTACCCGGTCTGGAACTCCGGTTCCACCTACACCATGGCCGCCGAATGCGGTGCCGAGCTGACCCTGATGGAGAACCGCTTCGTGCCCGCCCGCTTCAAGGACGGTTACGGCCCGGTCGGTGCCTGGTTCCTGCTGTTCAAGGCCAAGTCCATGAACGCCTTCGGCGAGGACTACCAGGAGAAGAACTACGACGACCTGGCGGTCTACGGCTACGACAAGTACGCCGTCGGCTTCAAGATGGGCACCTGCCTGCGTAACCATCTGATGATGAAGGAAATGAAGGAAGGCCGCGGCCCGATCTTCATAGACACCCCGACCGCCATGGCCAAGCTGGCGGAGAACATGACGCCGAAGGAGATCAAGCACCTCGAGGCGGAGGCCTGGGAGGACTTCCTCGACATGACCATCGCTCAGTGCGGCGTGTGGGCCGGCGAGAACATCGAACCCGACAAGGAGATGTCCGAGCTGATGCCGACCGAGCCCTACCTGCTGGGGTCGCACGCCGGTTGCGCGGGACTCTGGGTCTCCGGTCCCGAGGACCTGCCCGGCACCCCCGACCACTATCACTGGGGCTACAACCGCATGACAACGGTCCGCGGTCTGTTCACCGCCGGTGACGGTGTGGGGGCCTCCGGGCACAAGTTCTCCTCCGGTTCCTACACCGAGGGCCGCATCGCAGCCAAGGCGATGGTTAAGTTCGTGCTCGACAACCCGGACATCAAGCCGGCACTGGCCCGCAGCGTCGACGAGATCTTCGAGGAGATCTACAGGCCGGTCAGGAACTTCCTGGAGCACAAGGACTACACCACGGACATCGACGTGAATCCACACTACATCGCGCCGAAGATGTTTCAGTTCCGCCTGCAGAAGATCATGGACGAGTACGTCGCAGGTATCTCCGTCATGTACCAGACCAACGCCCACATGCTCAAGGTGGCCGAGCGCAAGCTGGAGATGCTGCGCGAGGACTCCGAGAAGATGCGCGCCAAGGATCTGCACGAGCTGCTGCGTGCCTGGGAGAACTACCACCGCCTGATCGCGGCATTCGCCCACATGAAGCACATCCAGTTCCGCGAGGAGTCCCGCTACCCCGGTTACTACTACCGGGCGGATTTCATGCAGGTAGACGACGAGAACTGGAAGTGCTTCGTCAACTCCACCTTCGATCGCCGCACCGGCGAATGGAAGATGAAGAAGGTCCATTGGATCCCCCTGATCGTCAAGTCCGACAACGAGCCGGAAGGCATTGGGAACCCCGGCTCCCGGGTGTGA
- the aprB gene encoding adenylyl-sulfate reductase subunit beta encodes MPTYVRTDKCDGCKGQDKAACMYICPHDLMKLDEDGSETGHAMKAWNQEPEQCWECYSCVKICPQQAIECRHYADVVPMGASVQPLRGTDSILWTIKFRNGNMKRFKFRIRTTPEGSADPYGSENDADLAEIKDHSTLFTKATHSCDMSQFAAR; translated from the coding sequence ATGCCAACCTACGTACGTACGGACAAGTGCGACGGCTGCAAGGGTCAGGACAAGGCCGCCTGTATGTATATCTGCCCGCACGATCTGATGAAGCTGGACGAGGACGGCTCCGAGACCGGCCATGCGATGAAGGCCTGGAACCAGGAACCGGAGCAGTGCTGGGAGTGCTATTCCTGCGTCAAGATCTGCCCCCAGCAGGCCATCGAGTGTCGTCACTACGCGGACGTCGTGCCCATGGGCGCCTCCGTACAGCCGCTGCGCGGCACGGATTCCATCCTGTGGACCATCAAGTTCCGTAACGGCAACATGAAGCGTTTCAAGTTCCGGATCCGTACGACTCCCGAGGGTTCCGCAGATCCCTATGGTAGCGAGAACGACGCCGACCTGGCGGAGATCAAAGATCACAGCACCCTGTTCACCAAGGCCACCCACAGCTGCGACATGAGTCAGTTCGCCGCCCGCTGA
- a CDS encoding FxsA family protein, whose amino-acid sequence MKTNLTLLALFVILPLVEILILIQVGGLIGALPTVGLVVATAVAGAWLLRRQGLATIARLKEEMDRGVLPAETLLEGAVLLVGGAMLLTPGFVTDAIGLMCLLPPTRRFMLSRLVVRILARSSRGAGPAGQRAGGRVIEGEYEVLREKH is encoded by the coding sequence ATGAAAACGAATCTTACACTGCTTGCCCTGTTCGTCATTCTCCCGCTCGTGGAGATTCTCATCCTGATTCAGGTGGGCGGCCTGATCGGGGCCCTGCCCACTGTGGGCCTGGTCGTCGCGACGGCCGTGGCGGGTGCCTGGCTGCTCCGCAGGCAGGGTCTTGCGACGATTGCACGTCTGAAGGAGGAGATGGACCGCGGGGTGTTGCCGGCGGAAACCCTGCTCGAGGGTGCGGTGTTGCTCGTCGGCGGAGCCATGTTGCTGACCCCCGGGTTCGTCACCGATGCGATCGGACTGATGTGTCTCCTGCCCCCGACGCGCAGGTTCATGCTCTCCCGGTTGGTGGTGCGCATCCTGGCGAGGTCTTCCCGAGGCGCCGGGCCTGCTGGCCAGAGGGCGGGCGGCCGCGTGATAGAGGGTGAATACGAGGTACTGCGCGAGAAACATTGA
- the groES gene encoding co-chaperone GroES translates to MKIRPLHDRVVLKRMEEEKTSPGGIVIPDSAAEKPVKGEVIAVGNGKITDSGSVRALDVKEGDKVLFGKYSGTEVKVEGEEVLVMREDDIMAVIEA, encoded by the coding sequence ATGAAGATTCGTCCATTGCACGATCGTGTCGTACTCAAGCGAATGGAAGAGGAGAAAACCAGTCCCGGCGGTATCGTCATTCCGGATAGCGCCGCGGAGAAGCCGGTCAAGGGTGAGGTGATCGCCGTCGGCAACGGCAAGATCACCGACAGCGGTTCGGTGCGCGCACTGGACGTCAAGGAAGGCGACAAGGTCCTGTTCGGCAAGTACTCCGGGACGGAGGTCAAGGTCGAGGGCGAGGAAGTCCTCGTCATGCGCGAAGACGACATCATGGCGGTGATCGAGGCCTGA
- the groL gene encoding chaperonin GroEL (60 kDa chaperone family; promotes refolding of misfolded polypeptides especially under stressful conditions; forms two stacked rings of heptamers to form a barrel-shaped 14mer; ends can be capped by GroES; misfolded proteins enter the barrel where they are refolded when GroES binds): MAAKEVRFDEEARRAMMAGINVLANAVKATLGPKGRNVVLDKSFGAPTVTKDGVSVAKDIELEDKFENMGAQMVKEVASHTSDIAGDGTTTATVLAQAIFREGIKAVAAGMNPMDLKRGVDKAVAGVVEELKSLSKPCTDSKAISQVGAISANSDEAIGQIISDAMDKVGKEGVITVEEGSALDNELDVVEGMQFDRGYLSPYFVNNQEKMSAELEDPYILLHDKKVSNVRDLLPVLEGVAKAGKPLLIIAEDVEGEALATLVVNTIRGIVKVAAVKAPGFGDRRKAMLQDIAIITGANVISEEVGLSLEKATLDDLGTAKRISITKENTTIVDGAGRAEDIKGRVEQIRAQIEEASSDYDKEKLQERMAKLAGGVAVIKVGAATEVEMKEKKARVEDALHATRAAVEEGVVPGGGVALIRARAGIADLKGDNHDQDVGINIARRALEEPLRQIVANAGQEPSVILSKVEEGEANFGYNAATEEYGEMIEMGILDPTKVTRTALQNAASVAGLMITTQAMVAELPKRDEPMPGGGGDMGGMGGMGGMM; the protein is encoded by the coding sequence ATGGCTGCAAAAGAAGTTCGATTCGATGAGGAAGCGCGCCGGGCCATGATGGCCGGTATTAACGTATTGGCGAACGCCGTTAAGGCCACCCTCGGACCCAAGGGTCGCAACGTGGTCCTGGACAAGTCCTTTGGTGCGCCGACGGTAACCAAGGACGGCGTGTCAGTCGCCAAAGATATCGAGCTGGAAGACAAGTTCGAGAACATGGGTGCGCAGATGGTGAAGGAGGTGGCCTCCCACACCTCGGACATTGCCGGCGACGGCACGACGACGGCGACCGTCCTGGCCCAGGCTATCTTCCGCGAGGGCATCAAGGCCGTGGCTGCCGGGATGAATCCCATGGACCTCAAGCGCGGTGTCGACAAGGCCGTCGCCGGCGTGGTGGAGGAACTCAAGAGCCTGTCCAAGCCCTGCACGGACAGCAAGGCGATCTCCCAGGTGGGTGCCATTTCCGCCAACTCGGACGAGGCCATCGGGCAGATCATCTCCGATGCGATGGACAAGGTCGGCAAGGAAGGCGTGATCACGGTCGAGGAAGGTTCCGCACTGGACAACGAACTCGACGTGGTCGAGGGCATGCAGTTCGATCGCGGCTATCTCTCGCCCTATTTCGTCAATAACCAGGAGAAGATGAGCGCCGAGCTGGAGGATCCCTATATCCTCCTGCACGACAAGAAGGTGTCCAACGTCCGCGATCTCCTCCCCGTCCTGGAAGGCGTGGCCAAGGCTGGCAAGCCCCTGCTGATCATCGCCGAGGACGTCGAGGGCGAGGCATTGGCCACCCTGGTGGTCAACACCATCCGCGGTATCGTCAAGGTCGCCGCCGTCAAGGCCCCCGGCTTCGGCGATCGTCGCAAGGCCATGTTGCAGGACATCGCCATTATCACCGGCGCGAACGTGATCTCCGAAGAGGTCGGTCTGTCCCTGGAGAAGGCCACCCTGGATGACCTGGGAACCGCCAAGCGGATCAGTATCACGAAGGAGAACACGACCATCGTCGACGGTGCGGGTCGCGCCGAGGACATCAAGGGTCGCGTCGAGCAGATCCGCGCGCAGATCGAAGAGGCCTCCTCCGACTACGACAAGGAGAAGCTCCAGGAGCGGATGGCGAAGCTGGCCGGCGGCGTTGCCGTCATCAAGGTCGGTGCCGCCACCGAGGTCGAGATGAAGGAGAAGAAGGCCCGCGTCGAAGATGCCCTGCACGCCACCCGCGCAGCCGTCGAAGAGGGCGTGGTACCGGGCGGCGGTGTCGCGCTGATCCGCGCCCGCGCCGGTATCGCCGATCTCAAGGGTGACAACCATGACCAGGACGTCGGCATCAATATCGCCCGTCGTGCCTTGGAAGAACCCCTGCGCCAGATCGTCGCCAATGCCGGACAGGAACCCTCGGTCATCCTCTCGAAGGTGGAAGAGGGTGAAGCCAACTTCGGTTACAACGCCGCGACCGAGGAGTACGGCGAGATGATCGAGATGGGCATCCTCGATCCGACCAAGGTGACCCGGACCGCGCTGCAGAACGCCGCTTCGGTTGCCGGTCTCATGATCACCACCCAGGCCATGGTGGCGGAGCTCCCCAAGAGGGACGAGCCGATGCCGGGCGGTGGCGGTGACATGGGCGGCATGGGTGGCATGGGCGGCATGATGTGA